In the Pleuronectes platessa chromosome 8, fPlePla1.1, whole genome shotgun sequence genome, one interval contains:
- the LOC128445539 gene encoding protocadherin gamma-A2-like: MTRRVLLFMCLLSVGTVLGQVSYTIPEEMAKGSLVGNIAHDLGLQTKRLTSGKARIYTRGSDEYIELNRERGVLLVKDRIDREALCRQTTPCALHFQIILENPMEFYSVTVQITDINDNSPTFEKSEMKFKISESAITGAKFVLKGAVDLDVGINDLKSYELQPTDNFALKVHSNADGNKNVEMVLRKPLDREKQEQISLVLTAVDGGEPQMSGTMMIVITVLDANDNAPVFTQSTYKATVTENSPKGTVVATVTATDADEGSYGKITYSITNTLDGIIKVFEVNEETGEISLIGNVDFEDSRNFQINVLASDEGGLTDSCKLIVDVQDVNDNKPEINIMSKSTVISEDAKLNTVVTMINIEDKDSGENGNVRCFIGENVPFILKTSTNNFYSLVTDSELDRERSSEFNITVSCSDEGVPSLTSSVTLTLQISDVNDNAPVFERSSYEAYIVENNTPGLSVFTVKARDADWNQNARVSYILEDSSVNGVPVSSYVSVSADSGVIHAVRSFDYEQIKDFHFRVKAQDGGSPPLSSNVTVKILIQDQNDNPPQVLYPVQTGGSLLAELVPRSADVGYLVTKVVAVDVDSGQNAWLSYKLQKATDRALFEVGSQNGEIRTIRQVTDKDAVKQRLSVIVEDNGQPSRSATVVVNVAVADSFPEVLSEFTDFTHDKEYNDNLTFYLVLALAVVSFLFITCVVVIISVKIYRWRQSRVLYHSNLPVIPYYPPRYSDTLGTGTLQHVYNYEVCRTTDSRKSDCKFSGAGSQNVLIMDPSATGTMQRIQSEKSILDEPDSPLEVGLKH, encoded by the coding sequence ATGACGAGGCGAGTACTgctgttcatgtgtctcctctccgtcgGCACGGTGCTCGGGCAGGTCAGCTACACTATTCCTGAGGAAATGGCCAAAGGATCTTTAGTCGGCAATATAGCGCATGATTTAGGTTTACAAACCAAACGTCTGACATCTGGTAAAGCTCGAATTTATACCCGAGGCAGCGACGAGTACATCGAGCTgaacagagaaagaggagtCCTCCTCGTCAAAGACAGAATCGACAGAGAGGCGCTCTGCAGACAGACGACGCCGTGCGCTTTGCATTTTCAGATTATTTTAGAGAATCCTATGGAATTTTACAGTGTGACGGTGCAGATCACAGATATCAATGATAATTCACCGACATTtgaaaaaagtgaaatgaaatttaaaataaGCGAGTCAGCGATCACGGGGGCAAAATTTGTGCTGAAGGGGGCTGTGGATCTCGATGTTGGAATAAACGATCTTAAAAGCTACGAATTACAACCAACGGATAATTTTGCTCTGAAGGTTCACAGTAACGctgatggaaataaaaatgttgagaTGGTTCTACGGAAACCTttagacagagagaaacaggagcAGATATCTCTCGTGTTAACGGCTGTAGATGGAGGAGAGCCGCAGATGTCAGGGACAATGATGATCGTTATTACAGTTTTAGACGCTAATGATAACGCCCCTGTTTTTACACAGTCCACATACAAAGCTACAGTTACTGAGAATTCACCTAAAGGAACAGTTGTAGCCACTGTTACAGCTACAGATGCAGATGAAGGCTCGTATGGGAAAATAACATATTCAATCACAAATACATTAGATGGCATTATTAAAGTATTTGAGGTAAATGAGGAAACAGGTGAAATCAGTTTAATTGGAAATGTTGATTTCGAAGACTCTCGaaattttcaaataaatgttctgGCCAGTGACGAGGGAGGACTCACAGATTCTTGTAAATTAATCGTCGATGTACAAGATGTAAATGACAACAAACCTGAAATTAACATAATGTCGAAGTCAACGGTGATTTCAGAGGATGCTAAACTCAATACAGTCGTGACAATGATAAACATCGAAGACAAAGACTCTGGAGAAAATGGAAATGTTCGATGTTTTATTGGAGAAAATGTaccattcattttgaaaacatcaacaaataatttctatagcttagtgacagacagtgaattagacagagagagatccTCTGAGTTTAATATCACAGTGAGCTGCTCTGATGAGGGTGTGCCCTCCCTCACCAGCAGCGTCACTCTCACCTTACAGATCTCTGACGTGAATGACAACGCGCCTGTCTTTGAGAGGAGCTCATATGAGGCCTACATTGTAGAAAACAACACACCAGGTCTCTCTGTATTCACAGTGAAAGCCAGAGACGCTGACTGGAACCAGAATGCCCGTGTTTCTTACATACTGGAGGACTCCTCTGTTAACGGAGTGCCAGTCTCCTCATATGTGTCCGTTAGTGCTGATAGTGGAGTCATCCATGCAGTGCGCTCTTTTGACTACGAGCAGATCAAAGATTTTCACTTCCGAGTCAAAGCTCAGGATGGAGGCTCTCCTCCACTCAGTAGTAATGTGACTGTGAAAATACTGATCCAGGACCAGAACGACAATCCCCCTCAGGTTCTGTACCCAGTCCAAACTGGTGGCTCTCTGTTGGCTGAACTGGTGCCTCGTTCAGCAGATGTGGGCTATCTGGTCACTAAAGTGGTCGCTGTTGATGTGGACTCTGGACAGAATGCCTGGCTCTCCTATAAACTGCAGAAAGCCACAGACAGGGCGCTGTTTGAAGTGGGCTCACAGAATGGAGAAATAAGAACTATCCGCCAAGTCACTGATAAAGACGCAGTGAAACAAAGACTGAGTGTTATAGTGGAGGACAACGGGCAGCCCTCTCGTTCAGCTACAGTCGTTGTTAACGTGGCGGTGGCGGACAGCTTCCCGGAAGTGCTGTCGGAGTTCACTGACTTTACGCACGACAAGGAGTACAACGACAACCTGACTTTTTACTTAGTGTTGGCTCTGGCTGtagtttccttcctcttcatcacgtgtGTAGTGGTTATTATCTCAGTGAAAATCTACAGATGGAGACAGTCTCGCGTCCTGTATCACTCCAACCTCCCCGTGATTCCATATTATCCACCACGTTACTCAGACACTTTGGGGACAGGGACTCTCCAACACGTGTACAATTACGAAGTGTGCAGGACGACTGACTCCAGAAAGAGTGACTGTAAGTTCAGCGGCGCTGGTAGTCAGAACGTGCTGATAATGGACCCCAGTGCTACAGGGACGATGCAGCGGATTCAGAGTGAAAAGAGCATCCTGGACGAACCAGACTCACCTCTAGAGGTTGGTCTCAAGCACTAA